One genomic region from Planifilum fulgidum encodes:
- a CDS encoding GntP family permease — translation MLGILLGLAVLMVLAYRGWSIIWIAPVSAGVVALTGGLDLLDAYKDTYMGGFVGFARQWFPVFMLGAVFGKLMEDTGMAQSVAVSLSRLIGKKRAILGVFLASAVLTYGGVSLFVVVFAVYPLAVSLFREANLPRRLIPGTVALGAFTFTMTAMPGTPQIQNLIPMQYFHTTPTAAPVIGIVASLIMGVGGYLYLRRREKVLLARGEHFTEPDRQKVVAEQEHKLPNPLLSLLPLITVLITLNLLRWDIIVALLSGILLILILNFRKVKSFVQAINEGAVGSVTAIINTSAAVGFGTVVKAVPGFETLTSLLINMKGNPLISEAIAVNLLAGATGSASGGMGIALEALGQKYYELALSTGLSPEAFHRIASLASGGLDTLPHNGAVLTLLTITGMTHRDSYLDIFVVSLLIPLLSVAMAILLATFGIY, via the coding sequence ATGCTCGGCATCCTGCTTGGACTGGCGGTATTGATGGTATTGGCTTACCGGGGATGGTCCATCATCTGGATCGCTCCGGTTTCGGCGGGGGTCGTCGCCCTGACCGGCGGCCTCGACCTGCTGGACGCCTACAAGGATACGTACATGGGCGGCTTCGTCGGCTTCGCCCGACAATGGTTCCCGGTCTTCATGCTCGGCGCCGTCTTCGGAAAGTTGATGGAAGATACGGGAATGGCCCAATCGGTGGCCGTTTCCCTGTCCAGATTGATCGGAAAGAAGCGGGCCATCCTAGGGGTGTTCCTTGCATCCGCCGTCTTAACCTACGGTGGAGTCAGTCTGTTCGTGGTCGTGTTCGCCGTGTATCCCCTGGCCGTAAGCCTCTTCCGGGAGGCCAACCTCCCCCGGCGGCTGATCCCCGGCACGGTGGCCCTGGGGGCCTTCACCTTCACCATGACGGCCATGCCCGGAACTCCTCAGATTCAGAACCTGATCCCGATGCAGTATTTCCACACCACGCCGACGGCCGCCCCGGTCATCGGAATCGTGGCCAGTCTGATCATGGGAGTGGGAGGCTATCTGTATCTTCGCCGGCGGGAAAAGGTTCTGTTGGCCCGAGGAGAGCATTTTACGGAACCGGACCGGCAAAAGGTGGTTGCGGAGCAGGAACATAAACTCCCGAACCCCCTGCTGTCCCTGCTGCCTTTGATCACCGTCCTGATCACTTTGAACCTGCTTCGCTGGGACATCATCGTCGCCCTGTTGTCGGGAATTTTGCTCATCCTGATTCTCAATTTCCGAAAAGTGAAATCCTTCGTCCAGGCCATCAATGAGGGAGCCGTCGGCTCCGTCACGGCCATCATCAACACCAGCGCGGCGGTGGGCTTTGGAACCGTCGTCAAAGCGGTTCCCGGCTTCGAAACCTTAACCAGCCTGCTGATCAACATGAAGGGGAACCCCTTGATTTCCGAAGCGATCGCCGTCAATTTGCTGGCAGGGGCGACCGGATCCGCCTCCGGCGGCATGGGGATCGCCCTGGAGGCCCTGGGACAGAAGTATTATGAACTCGCCCTCTCCACCGGCCTTTCGCCGGAGGCTTTCCACCGGATCGCCTCCCTAGCGTCCGGCGGCTTGGACACCCTCCCTCACAACGGGGCGGTGCTGACGCTCCTGACCATCACCGGCATGACCCACAGGGACAGTTATCTGGACATCTTTGTGGTATCGCTTCTCATCCCCCTTCTCTCCGTCGCCATGGCTATCCTCCTGGCAACCTTCGGCATTTATTGA
- a CDS encoding sigma-54 interaction domain-containing protein, whose protein sequence is MIVLEHSPHQEQFIRAVFENAHYCLVIVDDRGYIIYLNESYCRFLGVKREEAVGKHVTDVIENTRMHIVVQTGKEEIADLQYIRGNYMIANRIPVWSEGKVIGAIGIVLYRDTQEWMKMNSHIKSLLLEVEQYRKRQKKSHGAIYSLHDIIAISPQMIELKNKVKRIAAGNASVLITGESGTGKELFAHSIHQLSERSGKPFVTVNCAAIPEHLMESELFGYEPGAFTGARKEGKIGKFQIADGGTIFLDEIGDMPLSAQVKILRVLQDGEIQPVGAVKPRKVDVRVIAATNQPLEELVREKRFREDLFYRIHVIRLHIPPLRERKEDIRALTMFFLHKISERTGKRVVDVEDSVMERFQEYRWPGNVRELENVVEAAVHLTNREIITLEDLPEHLLIEPVRLEEHGNLKEILERTERQAIELALHKAKGDKLKAAKILGIGKSTLYEKLKKHGL, encoded by the coding sequence ATGATCGTACTGGAACATTCGCCCCATCAGGAGCAGTTTATCCGGGCGGTATTCGAAAATGCCCATTATTGTCTGGTGATCGTCGACGACCGGGGATACATCATCTATTTGAATGAAAGCTATTGCCGATTTCTGGGGGTAAAGAGGGAGGAAGCCGTCGGGAAACATGTCACCGACGTGATTGAAAACACGAGGATGCACATCGTCGTTCAGACCGGCAAGGAGGAAATCGCCGACCTGCAGTACATCCGGGGAAACTACATGATCGCCAACCGCATCCCCGTGTGGTCCGAAGGGAAAGTGATCGGTGCCATCGGAATCGTCCTCTACCGCGACACCCAGGAATGGATGAAGATGAACAGCCACATCAAATCCCTCCTGCTGGAAGTGGAACAATACCGGAAACGGCAAAAAAAATCCCATGGCGCCATCTACTCCCTCCACGACATCATCGCCATATCCCCGCAAATGATCGAATTGAAAAACAAGGTGAAGCGGATCGCCGCCGGTAATGCCTCCGTCCTGATTACCGGAGAAAGCGGCACCGGAAAAGAGCTGTTTGCCCACAGCATCCATCAACTCAGCGAAAGAAGCGGAAAACCCTTTGTCACCGTCAACTGCGCCGCCATCCCCGAACATTTGATGGAGTCGGAATTGTTCGGCTATGAGCCCGGCGCTTTCACCGGTGCCCGCAAGGAAGGCAAGATAGGCAAATTCCAGATCGCCGACGGCGGCACGATCTTTTTGGACGAAATCGGGGACATGCCCCTGTCCGCCCAGGTGAAGATTTTGCGCGTCCTTCAGGACGGCGAAATCCAGCCCGTCGGGGCGGTGAAGCCTCGAAAAGTGGATGTCCGGGTGATCGCGGCCACCAACCAACCCCTGGAGGAACTGGTACGGGAAAAGCGATTCCGGGAAGATCTGTTTTACCGGATACACGTAATCCGGCTTCACATCCCTCCCCTGCGCGAAAGGAAGGAAGACATCCGGGCGCTGACGATGTTTTTCCTGCACAAAATCAGCGAGCGGACGGGGAAGCGGGTCGTCGACGTAGAGGATTCGGTGATGGAGCGGTTTCAGGAGTACCGCTGGCCCGGCAACGTCCGCGAGCTGGAAAATGTGGTGGAAGCCGCCGTGCACTTGACAAACCGTGAAATCATCACTTTGGAGGATCTTCCGGAACATTTGCTGATCGAGCCGGTCCGTCTGGAGGAGCACGGCAATTTAAAGGAAATTTTGGAACGGACCGAAAGGCAAGCCATCGAATTGGCCCTGCACAAGGCCAAGGGCGATAAATTGAAAGCGGCCAAAATTCTGGGAATCGGGAAATCGACCCTTTACGAAAAACTGAAAAAACACGGCCTGTAA
- a CDS encoding PhzF family phenazine biosynthesis protein, with product MEEVYLARVFHRESMPGNLTGVVVCPSPPRPRDCQFVARRLGLPDTCFVWKSASGNWMHRTFSPYEELTFCTQTLLAGAACLQAGKDCPFETAIGPVTVHRDEGQYWIRQDVDKARRLKDRSVLHRLGLEEQLLGGEPAVTGVGRQRLYIPLRSPGILYRLTFSSEIILRECRRHGWTGLCFFAVMDEGHVALRVFTTSLKGGEDAATGGAALGLIGYHRFQSLGLSERVRVEQGPAGSEKRGCIRLRWSSSSPSVWLGSPVDVLMRGTLVVRQGG from the coding sequence GTGGAGGAGGTCTATCTGGCCAGGGTGTTTCACCGGGAATCGATGCCGGGGAATCTGACGGGGGTGGTGGTTTGTCCGTCGCCCCCCCGTCCCCGGGACTGTCAGTTTGTCGCCCGCCGGTTGGGATTGCCGGATACGTGTTTTGTCTGGAAAAGCGCCTCGGGAAATTGGATGCACCGGACCTTCTCTCCCTACGAGGAACTGACCTTCTGCACCCAGACCCTCTTGGCCGGGGCCGCTTGCCTGCAGGCGGGAAAGGATTGCCCCTTTGAGACGGCGATCGGTCCCGTCACGGTGCATCGGGACGAGGGACAATACTGGATCCGGCAGGATGTGGACAAGGCCCGTCGGCTAAAGGATCGGTCCGTGCTCCACCGGCTGGGTCTGGAGGAACAACTTTTGGGCGGGGAACCGGCCGTCACCGGCGTCGGCAGGCAAAGGCTGTACATCCCCCTTCGTTCCCCGGGCATTCTGTATCGGTTGACCTTTTCGTCCGAAATCATCCTGCGGGAGTGCCGGAGGCACGGCTGGACGGGTCTTTGCTTTTTTGCCGTGATGGATGAGGGGCACGTCGCTCTCCGCGTCTTTACCACTTCCCTCAAGGGCGGTGAAGATGCGGCGACCGGAGGAGCGGCCCTCGGTTTGATCGGTTACCATCGGTTTCAGTCCCTCGGATTGTCGGAGAGGGTGCGGGTGGAGCAAGGACCGGCGGGATCGGAAAAAAGGGGATGTATCCGGCTCAGATGGAGTTCTTCGTCCCCATCGGTATGGCTGGGGAGTCCGGTCGACGTGTTGATGCGGGGAACCCTGGTTGTCAGGCAAGGTGGATGA
- a CDS encoding 3-hydroxybutyrate dehydrogenase, with the protein MVEDKVLLITGAASGIGHEIGRHFLRHGAKVVFTDIDEGKLTEKTAELKRQGHDCLGVKCDVTVEEELKRAIAATVDTYGTVDILINNAGLQHVARIEEFPTERFEYLLKVMLVAPFMAIKHVFPIMKKQRYGRIINIASINGLIGFAGKAAYNSAKHGVIGLTKVAALEAADSGITVNALCPGYVDTPLVRGQFEDLARTRNIPVEKVLDEVLYPLIPQKRLLSVREVADYALFLASDKAKGVTGQAVVLDAGYTAQ; encoded by the coding sequence ATGGTCGAAGACAAGGTGCTGTTGATCACGGGGGCGGCCAGCGGCATCGGTCATGAGATCGGCCGTCACTTCCTGAGACACGGGGCCAAGGTGGTGTTTACGGATATCGATGAAGGGAAGCTGACGGAAAAGACGGCGGAACTGAAGCGTCAGGGCCATGACTGCCTCGGGGTGAAATGCGACGTCACCGTCGAGGAGGAATTGAAGCGAGCCATCGCTGCGACGGTGGACACCTACGGCACCGTAGACATATTGATCAACAACGCCGGCCTGCAGCATGTGGCGAGGATCGAAGAGTTCCCCACCGAACGATTCGAGTACCTTCTCAAAGTGATGCTGGTGGCCCCCTTCATGGCCATCAAGCACGTGTTTCCCATCATGAAGAAGCAAAGGTACGGGCGCATCATCAATATCGCGTCCATCAACGGTTTGATCGGCTTCGCGGGAAAGGCGGCCTACAACAGCGCCAAGCACGGAGTCATCGGGTTGACCAAGGTGGCGGCGCTGGAAGCGGCGGATTCGGGGATCACCGTCAACGCCCTGTGCCCGGGTTATGTGGACACGCCCCTGGTCCGCGGCCAATTTGAAGACCTGGCCAGGACCCGGAACATCCCGGTGGAAAAGGTGCTGGACGAAGTGCTGTATCCCCTGATTCCCCAAAAACGGCTGCTGTCGGTCCGGGAAGTCGCCGACTACGCCCTGTTTTTGGCCAGCGACAAGGCCAAGGGGGTCACGGGGCAGGCGGTCGTCCTGGACGCGGGATACACGGCCCAATAA
- a CDS encoding 2-oxoacid:ferredoxin oxidoreductase subunit beta, protein MATIKDFRTNNRPTWCPGCGDYAVLSSLQKACADLGLAPEEVVLVSGIGCSGKIAQHFGSYGFHSLHGRALPTATGVKLANQDLTVIAAGGDGDGYGIGMGHFVHAVRRNIDLTYIVMDNHIYGLTTGQLSPTSERGFKSKTSPKGSAEEPVKAVETAIVNGASFVAQAFSGDVKQMTRLFEEAIRHRGFALVNCFSPCVTFNKVNTYDWFKEKLVNVDEREDYDPTDREGALRLLHETGGVVTGVLYKQERPVFHEEMIGASEVATVKVDLQLKEEDTQALLQSYR, encoded by the coding sequence ATGGCGACCATCAAAGATTTCCGCACGAATAACCGGCCCACTTGGTGCCCCGGATGCGGCGACTATGCGGTGTTGTCCTCCCTGCAGAAGGCATGCGCCGACCTGGGGCTGGCGCCGGAGGAAGTGGTTCTGGTTTCGGGGATCGGATGTTCGGGGAAAATCGCCCAACACTTCGGTTCCTACGGTTTCCACAGCCTCCACGGGCGGGCCTTGCCCACGGCGACGGGGGTGAAACTGGCCAACCAGGATCTCACGGTGATCGCCGCCGGGGGAGACGGCGACGGTTACGGGATCGGGATGGGCCACTTTGTCCACGCGGTGCGGCGGAACATCGACCTGACCTATATCGTGATGGACAACCACATCTACGGTTTGACCACCGGACAGCTTTCCCCGACCAGCGAGCGCGGGTTCAAATCGAAGACTTCGCCCAAAGGTTCCGCGGAGGAACCGGTCAAGGCGGTGGAAACCGCCATCGTCAACGGCGCCAGCTTTGTGGCTCAGGCCTTTTCCGGTGATGTCAAACAGATGACGCGCCTTTTCGAGGAAGCGATCCGCCATCGCGGTTTCGCCCTGGTCAACTGCTTCAGCCCGTGCGTCACCTTCAACAAGGTGAACACCTACGATTGGTTCAAGGAAAAGCTGGTCAACGTGGATGAACGGGAGGATTACGATCCCACCGACCGCGAAGGAGCCCTCCGGCTCTTGCATGAAACGGGAGGAGTGGTCACCGGAGTCCTGTACAAGCAGGAACGCCCCGTTTTCCACGAGGAGATGATCGGGGCCAGCGAAGTGGCTACGGTCAAGGTGGATCTTCAGCTGAAGGAGGAAGACACACAGGCCCTGCTGCAGAGCTATCGCTGA
- a CDS encoding MerR family transcriptional regulator: MRPIDIARRLNISTSTLRNYESLGLVPPVPRAANGYRVYTEEHVAYFECIRAMIPGFGIPITREVVRKLQKQEVDEALWLVNEQQALLHREKVLTEKTIRLLETDELDKLEWNRKRKWMTIGEASRETGVPSSSIRHWEREGLLSLPRDPENGYRRLYPSHIRQILMIRILRNADYPIHVIRQVMKELGHNHLENVRKVARDSLVRLNDINRCQMLGVHYLYRLCCLISNW, translated from the coding sequence ATGAGACCGATCGATATCGCCAGAAGGTTGAACATCAGCACCAGCACCCTGAGGAACTACGAAAGCCTGGGACTGGTTCCCCCCGTCCCGCGGGCGGCAAACGGTTACCGGGTGTACACGGAAGAACATGTGGCCTATTTTGAATGCATCCGGGCCATGATCCCGGGCTTCGGCATTCCCATCACCCGGGAAGTGGTGCGAAAGCTGCAGAAGCAGGAGGTTGATGAAGCCCTCTGGTTGGTGAACGAGCAGCAGGCGCTGCTTCATCGGGAAAAGGTTTTGACGGAAAAAACCATCCGCCTGCTGGAAACCGATGAGCTGGACAAACTGGAATGGAACAGAAAAAGAAAATGGATGACCATCGGAGAGGCGTCCCGGGAGACGGGCGTGCCCAGCTCCTCCATCCGGCACTGGGAAAGGGAAGGGCTGCTCTCGTTGCCGAGGGATCCGGAAAACGGCTACCGCCGGTTGTACCCCTCCCACATCCGACAGATCCTGATGATCCGCATCCTGCGCAACGCCGATTATCCCATCCATGTGATCCGGCAAGTGATGAAGGAACTGGGACACAACCACCTGGAAAATGTCCGGAAAGTGGCCCGGGATTCCCTGGTCAGACTGAACGACATCAACCGCTGTCAAATGCTGGGAGTGCACTATTTGTACCGGTTGTGCTGTTTGATATCGAACTGGTGA
- a CDS encoding YktB family protein encodes MKPTGFTKEDFEVFAIPGLDSRMEALKARIRPKLEAIGEAVVPFLSSRLGEPVYAHVAKHARRTVHPPDDTWVAWATNKRGYKAHPHFQTGLWQTHLFVVFALIYESPDKGAFARNLKERLNEIWPSIPDHFLLSEDHTKPEAVRKGDLSLDQVRQRLDRLETVKKAEFLCGIHLDRNDPVVGDPDRLVSTIEETIDKLLPLYRLAASVRVTQG; translated from the coding sequence ATGAAACCGACCGGTTTCACCAAGGAAGATTTCGAAGTCTTTGCGATCCCCGGCCTCGACTCCCGGATGGAAGCCCTGAAAGCGCGCATCCGTCCGAAGTTGGAAGCGATCGGGGAAGCCGTGGTTCCCTTCCTCTCCTCCCGGCTCGGGGAACCGGTCTACGCCCACGTGGCCAAACACGCCCGGCGGACCGTCCATCCTCCGGATGACACCTGGGTGGCCTGGGCGACCAACAAACGGGGATACAAGGCTCACCCCCATTTCCAGACGGGGCTGTGGCAAACCCATTTGTTCGTCGTGTTCGCCCTGATTTACGAATCCCCGGACAAGGGAGCCTTCGCCCGCAACCTGAAAGAACGGCTGAATGAAATCTGGCCGTCGATTCCCGACCATTTCCTGCTGTCGGAGGATCACACGAAACCGGAAGCGGTCCGGAAGGGAGATTTGTCCCTCGACCAGGTGCGGCAGCGGCTGGACCGGCTGGAAACCGTGAAAAAGGCGGAGTTTCTGTGCGGCATCCACCTGGACCGCAACGACCCGGTGGTGGGGGATCCGGATCGCCTCGTAAGCACCATTGAAGAGACCATCGACAAGCTCCTTCCCCTCTACCGGCTCGCCGCGAGCGTGCGGGTTACCCAAGGATAA
- the uvrA gene encoding excinuclease ABC subunit UvrA, whose amino-acid sequence MRGAREHNLKNVSLNIPKNQLVVVTGPSGSGKSTLVMDTLLRECQRLYLESRGMITAESISKPKVDAIRGLSPAISVGRQAANRNPRSTVGTVTDIYTLVRILFAKAGTRPCPSCGTAIVPTPEGDALEAEEPGRISCPRCGQPVEKWTMAHFSFNKPEGACPACSGLGQIVTLDEAAVLDENRSLRDGGVLIWQHDFVIDYQTAILKAAAAHYGLAFDEHAPIKEYGRAQRDLLLYGVESEEFKRHFPEVKPPKTVRKGKFEGVITGIWRRYREKGGESSEAALFESKTCPDCRGTRLKKESRLVTVGGLSIDEVASRSVADARNWARAVLEQLTQQQRRLTESILQEIIVRMGRLVEVGLGYLSLDRPAGTLSGGEMQRLRLASVLGSGLTGVVYVLDEPTVGLHPRDTRGLIRVLKRLKETGNTLLVIEHNEEVIEAADHVIDMGPGAGSLGGEVVGQGRLADLIRNPKSVTGAHFREAGRPAKRERRKGNGRLLTIREAFLRNLKGITVSFPLGCLISVTGVSGSGKSTLLFDVLAASWQKGSPVGCREISGWKGVGQLITVDQSPLTRMKRSNVATYTDVYTHLRKWYTGLPEARRAGLTAKHFSFNSPGGRCEKCQGLGVVPVYMHFLAEVEVHCPACRGRRFQEEVLRVEYKGYSISDVLDMTVEESLSVFDDHGVITETAELLREVGLGYLKWGQSVNTLSGGESQRIKLAKELSRKARSHALYLLDEPTTGLHPGDVRRLHVLLNKLVDAGHTVILVEHHLDLISGSDWVIDLGPEGGEAGGNLVAEGTPEEVARVEASYTGQFLKEKLGI is encoded by the coding sequence GTGCGCGGTGCCCGGGAGCACAACTTGAAGAATGTGTCTCTGAACATTCCCAAGAATCAGTTGGTGGTGGTCACCGGCCCCTCGGGTTCCGGGAAATCCACCCTGGTCATGGATACGCTTCTCAGGGAATGCCAGCGGTTGTATCTGGAATCCCGGGGGATGATCACGGCGGAATCCATCAGCAAGCCGAAGGTGGACGCCATCCGCGGGCTTTCGCCGGCGATCAGCGTCGGACGGCAGGCGGCGAACCGGAATCCCCGGTCCACGGTGGGAACCGTGACGGACATCTACACGTTGGTCCGCATCCTGTTCGCCAAGGCGGGAACGCGCCCCTGCCCGTCCTGCGGGACGGCGATCGTTCCCACTCCGGAAGGAGATGCTTTGGAGGCGGAGGAGCCCGGAAGGATTTCGTGTCCCCGATGCGGTCAGCCCGTGGAGAAATGGACGATGGCCCATTTCTCCTTCAACAAGCCCGAGGGGGCGTGTCCCGCCTGCAGCGGGTTGGGTCAAATCGTCACCCTGGATGAAGCGGCCGTTTTGGACGAAAACCGGAGCCTGCGGGACGGGGGAGTGCTGATTTGGCAGCACGATTTCGTCATCGATTATCAAACGGCCATCCTGAAGGCGGCGGCCGCGCATTACGGGCTTGCGTTCGATGAACATGCCCCGATCAAGGAGTACGGCCGGGCCCAGCGGGACCTGCTCCTGTACGGTGTGGAAAGCGAAGAATTCAAGCGGCATTTCCCGGAGGTGAAACCGCCGAAGACGGTGAGAAAGGGAAAATTTGAGGGGGTCATCACGGGCATCTGGAGGAGGTACCGGGAAAAGGGCGGGGAATCTTCCGAAGCCGCATTGTTTGAGTCCAAAACCTGTCCCGATTGCCGGGGAACCCGTTTGAAAAAGGAGAGTCGGCTCGTCACGGTGGGCGGGTTATCGATCGATGAAGTCGCTTCGCGCTCGGTCGCTGACGCCCGGAATTGGGCCCGTGCCGTGCTGGAGCAGCTGACTCAACAACAGCGACGTCTGACGGAATCGATCTTGCAGGAAATCATTGTGCGCATGGGGCGACTGGTGGAGGTGGGCCTCGGTTATCTGTCGCTGGACCGACCGGCGGGGACCCTCTCCGGCGGGGAGATGCAGCGGCTGCGGCTGGCTTCCGTTCTCGGCTCGGGATTGACCGGTGTGGTGTATGTGCTGGACGAGCCGACCGTGGGTCTTCACCCCCGGGATACGCGGGGGCTCATCCGGGTGTTGAAGCGGCTGAAGGAAACGGGAAACACGCTTTTGGTGATCGAGCACAATGAAGAGGTGATCGAGGCGGCGGATCACGTCATCGACATGGGGCCGGGTGCCGGGAGCTTGGGGGGCGAGGTGGTCGGTCAGGGACGATTGGCCGATTTGATTCGCAATCCGAAATCGGTGACCGGAGCCCATTTCAGGGAGGCGGGCCGGCCCGCGAAACGGGAACGAAGGAAGGGAAACGGCCGCCTGCTGACGATCCGGGAGGCGTTTCTTCGAAATTTGAAGGGGATCACGGTATCGTTTCCCCTCGGCTGCCTGATCTCCGTGACCGGTGTGTCGGGATCGGGGAAATCGACGCTTCTGTTTGACGTGCTGGCCGCTTCTTGGCAAAAGGGGAGTCCCGTCGGGTGCAGGGAGATCTCCGGATGGAAGGGGGTCGGGCAGCTGATCACCGTGGACCAATCCCCTCTGACGCGCATGAAACGATCCAACGTGGCCACTTATACCGACGTCTACACCCATCTGAGAAAATGGTACACCGGTTTGCCGGAAGCCAGGCGCGCCGGTTTGACCGCCAAGCATTTCTCCTTCAATTCTCCCGGAGGGCGGTGTGAAAAGTGTCAGGGACTCGGCGTCGTTCCGGTGTACATGCATTTCCTTGCCGAGGTGGAAGTGCACTGTCCGGCCTGCCGCGGCAGGCGGTTTCAGGAGGAGGTGCTTCGCGTCGAATACAAGGGGTACTCCATTTCCGATGTGTTGGACATGACCGTTGAGGAAAGCCTGTCCGTCTTCGATGACCACGGCGTCATCACGGAAACGGCCGAATTGCTGAGGGAAGTGGGCCTGGGCTACCTGAAGTGGGGACAATCCGTCAACACCCTGTCGGGGGGCGAATCCCAGCGGATCAAATTGGCGAAGGAGTTGAGCAGGAAAGCCCGAAGCCATGCCCTGTACCTGCTGGATGAACCGACGACGGGATTGCACCCGGGTGACGTCCGGCGGTTGCACGTTCTCCTGAACAAACTGGTTGATGCGGGCCATACCGTGATTTTGGTTGAACATCACCTGGATCTGATCAGCGGTTCCGATTGGGTGATCGACCTCGGGCCGGAAGGAGGAGAGGCGGGAGGAAACCTGGTGGCGGAGGGAACACCGGAGGAGGTGGCACGGGTCGAGGCTTCCTACACCGGACAATTTCTGAAAGAGAAACTGGGAATTTGA
- a CDS encoding 2-oxoacid:acceptor oxidoreductase subunit alpha — translation MTELTWKVGGAQGEGIDSTGEIFAMALNRRGHYVFAYRHFMSLIKGGHTNYKVRVSPRKTGYHGDGLDILIAFDQRTVDENGWELNEGAALIYDSSRIRSLKVPEGKDIRLCPVPVTEMAKEVGSPIMKNMIACGVSAGLVGLSPDAFDSLIEDRFGKKGEQVVAKNKEAVKKGYDYALAHFGQLKKLPDPEPEEDGGGHLFLSGNEAVALGALAAGCRFLAAYPITPATEIMYAALAHFPRFGGKVIQAEDEIAACIMAIGANYAGVRAMTSTSGPGISLMQEAIGLAGITETPLVVVDVMRGGPGTGLPTKTEQSDLNELLYGSHGEIPRIVLTPTSVEECFRYTAEAFNLAEKYQCPVIIATDMFLGMSKQSVPVKAIDFSSIRIDRGELISDEELAQLAPGAYRRYTVTESGISKRSIPGQKNGRFVALSNEHDDGAIEEIEDPRTRVEQMRKRLRKLKGFDADAIGYSYDGPEKTEWTLVGFGSTAAQIREAVEILRSRGIRTGHLQLRVLNPFPDASVRRILEGAERILVVENNATGQLAERIRARVGFHDKIVSCLKFSGDPFTVKEILGHVHQEEGVTA, via the coding sequence ATGACAGAATTGACCTGGAAAGTGGGCGGCGCCCAGGGGGAGGGAATCGACAGCACCGGCGAGATTTTCGCCATGGCGCTGAACAGGCGGGGACATTACGTCTTTGCGTATCGTCACTTCATGTCCCTGATCAAAGGAGGACACACCAACTACAAGGTTCGCGTCTCTCCCCGGAAGACGGGATATCATGGAGACGGATTGGACATTTTGATCGCTTTCGATCAGCGGACAGTGGATGAAAACGGCTGGGAGCTGAACGAAGGGGCGGCTCTCATTTACGACTCGAGCCGGATTCGGTCCCTCAAGGTCCCGGAGGGCAAAGACATCCGCCTCTGTCCGGTTCCGGTGACGGAGATGGCCAAGGAAGTGGGCAGCCCGATCATGAAAAACATGATCGCTTGCGGCGTGTCCGCCGGTCTGGTCGGTCTTTCGCCGGACGCCTTCGATTCGTTGATCGAGGATCGCTTCGGCAAGAAAGGGGAGCAGGTGGTCGCCAAGAACAAGGAGGCCGTGAAAAAGGGGTATGACTATGCCCTCGCCCATTTCGGCCAGCTGAAGAAGCTGCCGGATCCGGAACCCGAAGAAGACGGGGGAGGCCATCTGTTCCTTTCCGGGAACGAGGCCGTCGCCTTGGGAGCGCTGGCTGCCGGATGCCGTTTTCTGGCCGCTTACCCGATCACGCCCGCGACGGAGATCATGTATGCGGCGCTGGCCCATTTCCCCCGGTTCGGCGGAAAAGTGATTCAGGCGGAGGATGAGATTGCCGCCTGCATCATGGCGATCGGCGCCAACTATGCGGGGGTGCGGGCGATGACTTCCACTTCCGGCCCGGGCATTTCCCTCATGCAGGAGGCGATCGGCCTGGCCGGCATCACCGAGACCCCGCTGGTGGTGGTGGATGTGATGCGGGGCGGTCCGGGAACCGGTTTGCCGACCAAGACGGAGCAGTCGGACCTGAATGAATTGTTGTACGGTTCCCACGGGGAGATTCCGCGGATCGTTCTCACCCCCACCTCCGTGGAGGAGTGTTTCCGTTACACCGCCGAAGCCTTCAATCTGGCGGAGAAGTATCAATGCCCCGTGATTATTGCCACCGACATGTTCCTGGGCATGTCCAAACAATCGGTGCCCGTGAAAGCGATTGATTTCTCGTCGATTCGCATCGATCGCGGCGAGTTGATTTCCGACGAGGAGCTGGCCCAGTTGGCCCCGGGGGCGTATCGCCGCTACACCGTGACCGAGTCGGGGATTTCCAAGCGCTCGATTCCGGGCCAGAAAAACGGACGCTTCGTGGCGCTGAGCAACGAGCACGATGATGGTGCCATCGAGGAAATCGAGGATCCCCGGACCCGGGTGGAGCAGATGCGTAAACGCTTGCGCAAGCTGAAGGGCTTTGACGCCGATGCCATCGGCTACAGCTACGACGGCCCGGAAAAAACCGAGTGGACGCTGGTCGGTTTCGGATCCACCGCCGCCCAGATCCGGGAAGCCGTGGAAATCCTGCGCAGCCGGGGAATCCGAACCGGTCACCTGCAGCTCCGGGTGCTCAATCCCTTCCCGGATGCGTCGGTCAGGCGGATTCTTGAGGGAGCGGAGCGCATCCTGGTGGTGGAGAACAACGCCACCGGCCAGCTTGCCGAACGGATCCGCGCCCGGGTCGGTTTTCACGACAAAATCGTCAGCTGCCTGAAATTTAGCGGAGATCCCTTCACGGTGAAGGAGATCCTCGGACATGTCCATCAGGAGGAAGGGGTGACGGCGTGA